One Pleurocapsa sp. PCC 7327 DNA segment encodes these proteins:
- a CDS encoding M20 family metallopeptidase — MLANTRSPQMSRRLLDYLHRRQKETVELLEKLVRAESPSTDPAAQQQVLALLEGALQKLDYRVRRLPGRRTGGHLLAIGRDRSKNQPTQLLLGHCDTVWPLGTLDKMPLLQKAGKLYGPGTYDMKAGLVLSLAAIEAIRAQGLEPEVAPVIFINSDEEIGSIESTPYIRRLAKTSDRVFVMEPSLGPTGKLKTSRKGVGRFTIRVVGKAAHAGLEPERGASAILELSFVIQKLFALNDPQRGITVNVGTIDGGIRPNVIAPESEAVVDVRVLHQEDAREIERAILGLQPTTPGTQLIIEGRIGRPPMERTPGNQKLWQQAQQVAAEFGWQLEEETAGGGSDGNTTSLYAPTLDGLGAVGDAAHSPGEFVYLDRLVERAALLSRLLLEPAISD, encoded by the coding sequence ATGCTCGCGAATACAAGATCGCCCCAAATGTCTCGGCGGCTGCTCGACTACCTACACCGCCGCCAGAAGGAGACGGTCGAATTGCTAGAAAAACTGGTAAGAGCCGAATCTCCTTCGACCGATCCGGCGGCACAACAGCAAGTGTTGGCACTGCTTGAGGGAGCTTTGCAAAAACTAGACTATCGCGTCCGTCGCCTTCCCGGTCGTCGGACGGGAGGACACCTGTTAGCCATTGGGCGCGATCGCTCAAAGAATCAACCGACGCAACTGTTGCTGGGACATTGCGATACCGTCTGGCCCCTGGGAACCCTAGACAAGATGCCCCTATTACAAAAGGCAGGCAAACTGTACGGTCCCGGAACCTATGATATGAAAGCCGGATTGGTTCTGAGTCTGGCGGCGATCGAAGCCATTCGGGCGCAAGGACTCGAACCGGAAGTTGCCCCCGTCATTTTTATCAACTCCGACGAAGAAATCGGCAGCATTGAATCGACTCCCTATATCCGACGGCTGGCAAAAACCAGCGATCGCGTTTTTGTCATGGAACCATCTCTCGGTCCAACGGGAAAACTAAAAACGAGTCGCAAAGGTGTCGGTCGGTTTACCATTCGCGTCGTTGGCAAAGCGGCTCATGCTGGCTTAGAGCCGGAGAGGGGGGCTAGCGCTATCCTAGAGCTATCCTTTGTCATTCAGAAGTTATTCGCCCTCAACGACCCACAACGAGGCATTACCGTTAACGTCGGTACGATTGACGGAGGGATTCGCCCCAACGTGATTGCTCCCGAAAGCGAAGCCGTTGTAGACGTGCGAGTTCTGCATCAAGAGGATGCCAGGGAAATCGAACGAGCCATCCTGGGATTGCAACCGACCACTCCGGGCACGCAACTTATTATCGAAGGTCGTATTGGACGACCGCCAATGGAGAGAACCCCAGGCAACCAAAAACTCTGGCAGCAAGCGCAACAAGTCGCCGCCGAATTCGGATGGCAGCTTGAGGAAGAAACCGCTGGCGGCGGTTCCGACGGCAATACAACCAGCCTCTACGCACCCACCCTAGATGGTCTGGGCGCAGTAGGCGACGCAGCCCATTCGCCAGGAGAGTTTGTCTACTTGGATCGGCTGGTAGAACGAGCCGCACTCCTATCGCGACTGTTGTTAGAGCCAGCAATTAGCGATTGA